In the genome of Natronorubrum sediminis, one region contains:
- a CDS encoding twin-arginine translocase subunit TatC — protein sequence MSSAVGEDTAKAINTGRETIGAVLSGAQTHLQKVFIVFTLGFVGSFYALRVWIWDFLEATAKAEMSETVADATEIITRTPFEVILLQAKIGLLVGIIVAIPALLYFSREALRERGVESVVPVSRAYMAGFALTSIVLFCIGIFYAYAIFFPFAFDFLGAVAHDAGVNPSWGITEFTEFIALLTISFGLAAQLPLLMSVLSYTEIVSYETFRDKWRHAIVAITVFGAMFSPPDPFTLIMWAIPLVALYVFSLGLAKIVANIRRRGAAELDTGTGLMKRRLYQFVGALTLVSAAVTVFISDGGFDYLEESVYPAFPEGYRPEGTLGLEAFAAEYGVFGDVAAGVVVALTLAVVGLMVYTVRVLQAPVYPREGDIRAAEDPDDIDFDTIATNDIEEIPTQVFLAMDEEQALEHSRQAMYDDNRDKAQAILDRFDSLQEQRAKANEAGDGSGGGATASGASAGAAESGGDDEESVFSSTAAGMLDPFTEDETTEDDIGGYAYDLAFIVDSLTSKTIYIVGVFMAVLGGTFLALYQGGFGVILAQFVERVPEEVLLEVAESNDANVTGNESTTELIGDLGLVIALHPVEVLIFMVKVSTILAIIAILPMVMYWGWPAAKERGLVSGGAQRVFLVWGGTLFAGFGAGLFIGFYWLAPAVISYLITDAVQNGMEVTYRINSFSWLVIYTTLGVGFLFNIIVTMALFHVGGIVSYRTMLKRWRPIVVGIFTAAAFFSPKGILTMLLVAIPIALTYMLGLAVLYVLTGGGRLFGGGGGSTDQPAEPESDAGTASD from the coding sequence ATGAGTTCTGCCGTCGGTGAGGATACGGCCAAAGCGATCAATACCGGCCGGGAGACGATCGGAGCGGTATTGTCTGGCGCGCAGACCCATCTGCAGAAGGTGTTCATCGTCTTTACCCTCGGCTTCGTCGGGTCGTTCTACGCCCTTCGCGTCTGGATCTGGGACTTCCTCGAGGCGACGGCGAAAGCCGAAATGAGCGAGACCGTCGCCGACGCGACGGAGATCATTACCCGGACGCCCTTCGAAGTGATCCTGTTACAGGCGAAAATCGGGTTACTCGTCGGGATCATCGTCGCGATTCCGGCGCTGCTTTATTTCTCGCGCGAGGCGCTCAGAGAGCGCGGCGTCGAGTCGGTCGTCCCGGTCTCTCGGGCGTACATGGCCGGGTTCGCGCTGACCTCGATCGTCCTGTTCTGTATCGGCATCTTCTACGCCTACGCCATCTTCTTCCCGTTCGCGTTCGACTTCCTCGGTGCCGTCGCACACGACGCCGGTGTCAATCCGAGCTGGGGGATCACCGAGTTCACCGAGTTCATCGCCCTGCTCACCATCTCGTTCGGACTCGCCGCACAGTTGCCGCTGTTGATGAGCGTCCTTTCGTACACCGAAATCGTCTCCTACGAGACGTTCCGGGACAAGTGGCGCCACGCCATCGTCGCGATCACCGTCTTCGGCGCGATGTTCTCCCCACCGGACCCGTTCACGCTGATCATGTGGGCGATTCCACTCGTCGCACTCTACGTGTTCAGCCTCGGCCTCGCGAAAATCGTCGCGAATATCCGCCGACGCGGTGCCGCCGAACTCGATACCGGAACAGGTCTCATGAAACGGCGGCTGTACCAGTTCGTCGGCGCGCTCACGCTTGTGAGCGCTGCGGTCACCGTCTTCATCTCAGACGGTGGATTCGACTACCTCGAGGAATCCGTCTACCCGGCGTTCCCCGAGGGCTACCGGCCCGAGGGAACGTTGGGACTCGAGGCGTTCGCCGCCGAGTACGGCGTCTTCGGTGACGTCGCCGCCGGTGTGGTCGTCGCACTCACGCTCGCCGTAGTCGGGCTCATGGTGTACACAGTCCGCGTGCTCCAGGCACCGGTGTACCCGCGAGAAGGCGACATCAGAGCCGCAGAGGACCCCGACGACATCGACTTCGACACCATCGCAACCAACGACATCGAAGAGATTCCGACGCAGGTCTTCCTCGCGATGGACGAAGAACAGGCCCTCGAGCACTCTCGGCAGGCCATGTACGACGACAATCGGGACAAGGCCCAGGCCATCCTCGATCGCTTCGACTCGCTGCAAGAACAGCGAGCCAAGGCAAACGAAGCGGGCGACGGAAGCGGTGGCGGGGCCACAGCTAGCGGGGCGAGCGCGGGTGCAGCCGAAAGCGGTGGCGATGACGAAGAGAGTGTGTTCTCGAGCACCGCCGCGGGGATGCTCGATCCGTTCACCGAAGACGAGACGACCGAAGACGACATCGGCGGCTACGCCTACGACCTCGCGTTCATCGTGGACAGCCTGACCTCGAAGACGATCTACATCGTCGGCGTCTTCATGGCCGTCCTCGGTGGCACGTTCCTCGCGCTCTATCAGGGCGGCTTCGGCGTGATCCTCGCACAGTTCGTCGAACGCGTTCCCGAAGAGGTCCTCCTCGAGGTCGCAGAGAGCAACGACGCGAACGTCACCGGCAACGAGTCGACGACGGAGTTGATCGGCGACCTCGGGCTGGTCATCGCGTTACACCCCGTCGAAGTGCTGATCTTCATGGTGAAGGTGAGTACGATCCTCGCGATCATCGCCATCCTGCCGATGGTCATGTACTGGGGCTGGCCAGCAGCCAAGGAACGCGGGCTCGTCAGCGGCGGGGCACAGCGCGTGTTCCTCGTCTGGGGCGGGACGCTGTTCGCCGGCTTCGGGGCCGGTCTGTTTATCGGCTTCTACTGGCTCGCCCCCGCGGTGATTTCGTATCTCATCACCGACGCCGTCCAAAATGGCATGGAGGTCACCTACCGGATCAACAGCTTCTCGTGGCTCGTGATCTACACGACTCTCGGCGTCGGCTTCCTGTTCAACATCATCGTTACGATGGCGCTGTTCCACGTCGGCGGTATCGTCAGCTATCGGACGATGCTCAAACGCTGGCGGCCGATCGTCGTCGGAATCTTCACCGCTGCTGCGTTCTTCAGCCCGAAAGGCATCCTCACGATGTTGCTGGTCGCGATTCCGATCGCACTGACGTATATGCTCGGATTGGCCGTCCTCTACGTCCTCACCGGCGGCGGCAGACTGTTCGGCGGCGGTGGCGGCAGCACCGACCAACCTGCTGAACCAGAATCAGACGCCGGAACTGCGTCGGACTGA
- a CDS encoding cation:proton antiporter: MLEDLSLPALPFQDPIIIFAIAMVVFLVAPLVFERYRLPGIIGIIVVGTAIGPNGFGFLDRSETFVLLGEVGLVYLMFLAGLEIDLGEFVANRDRSLVFGALSFLLPQGLGMAVGVWFLGFDVMTAALYAAIFSSHTLLAYPIVNKLGIVKNEAVTAAIGGTIFTDTAALLVLAIVAGAAVGDLTIGFWVTLVVGLVALFAGIWLLVPRLGRWFFRNVSEESYFEFLFVMAVLFVCAAFAELAGVKHIIGAFLAGLALNRLIPTTSTLMNRIEFVGNALLIPFFLISVGMLVDPVVVVGSTETLVIAGTIIVLLLFSKLFASWVTGAIYDYTTDERMAMFGLSSGQAAAALAITLIGYEDLGLFEEPMVNGVVLMILVVSFLSPALSKRYGRQIVDAEADSEYDPGDQPTRVLVPLAGNRDTMEPLLDFGMLVRETAGNAEPLRALTVVNRRPTRLRASRTDQREQAETATAVADAEETLEHAAEHVAGAEVPVETHTRVETSVADGISKTVLDERITTTVLGWASSRRFGSRFFGDIVEQTLEQTTVQVLVSRLREPLNVTERVVCVLPAHIASHPGFYETIHTVKTVADELGVDLECYVIGGNPERYEQLVDAIEPETTTTVDVVPVGDGFDDAMDDRIDENDFVVALSPRPGSRGWETRLQSLPRRLTALDAENVVVAYPSEEDTSDKRRFLDMG, from the coding sequence ATGCTCGAGGACCTCTCACTACCGGCACTACCGTTCCAGGACCCGATCATTATCTTCGCGATCGCGATGGTCGTCTTCCTCGTCGCACCGCTCGTCTTCGAACGCTATCGGCTCCCGGGAATTATCGGCATCATCGTCGTCGGGACGGCGATCGGACCGAACGGCTTCGGATTCCTCGATCGATCCGAGACCTTCGTCCTGCTCGGCGAGGTCGGATTGGTCTACCTCATGTTCCTAGCCGGCCTCGAGATCGACCTCGGCGAGTTCGTCGCGAATCGCGATAGAAGCCTCGTCTTCGGTGCGCTGTCGTTTCTCCTTCCCCAGGGGTTAGGGATGGCTGTCGGAGTCTGGTTCCTCGGGTTCGACGTCATGACCGCGGCGCTGTACGCTGCCATCTTCTCCTCGCACACGCTGCTCGCGTATCCGATCGTCAATAAGCTCGGAATCGTGAAGAACGAGGCCGTGACGGCGGCGATCGGCGGGACGATCTTCACCGACACGGCAGCCTTGCTCGTGTTGGCGATCGTCGCTGGGGCGGCAGTGGGCGACCTCACGATCGGCTTCTGGGTGACGCTCGTGGTTGGACTCGTCGCGTTGTTCGCCGGAATCTGGCTGCTCGTCCCGCGACTGGGCCGGTGGTTCTTCAGAAACGTCAGCGAGGAGAGTTACTTCGAGTTCCTGTTCGTGATGGCCGTCCTGTTCGTCTGTGCGGCCTTCGCCGAACTCGCCGGCGTCAAGCACATCATCGGGGCGTTCCTCGCCGGATTAGCGCTCAACCGACTCATCCCGACGACCAGCACCCTGATGAACCGCATCGAGTTCGTCGGCAACGCCCTCCTTATCCCCTTCTTCCTCATCTCCGTGGGAATGCTGGTCGATCCTGTAGTGGTCGTCGGCAGCACCGAGACCCTCGTTATCGCAGGGACGATCATCGTGTTGTTGCTCTTCAGTAAGCTCTTCGCGAGTTGGGTTACCGGCGCGATTTACGACTACACGACCGACGAACGCATGGCCATGTTCGGGCTTTCCTCGGGGCAAGCCGCGGCGGCGCTCGCGATCACCCTGATCGGCTACGAGGATCTGGGGCTCTTCGAAGAGCCGATGGTCAACGGCGTCGTCCTAATGATCCTCGTCGTCAGCTTCCTCAGCCCGGCGCTCTCGAAGCGCTACGGCCGCCAGATCGTCGACGCCGAGGCGGATTCCGAGTACGACCCCGGCGACCAGCCGACGCGCGTCCTCGTCCCCCTCGCGGGTAACCGCGACACCATGGAGCCACTCCTCGACTTCGGCATGCTCGTCCGCGAAACCGCGGGCAACGCCGAACCGTTGCGAGCGCTGACGGTCGTCAACCGCCGACCCACGCGGCTCAGAGCGAGTCGAACCGACCAACGCGAACAGGCCGAAACCGCAACCGCCGTCGCCGACGCCGAAGAGACCCTCGAGCACGCGGCCGAACACGTCGCCGGCGCGGAGGTTCCCGTCGAAACTCACACTCGCGTCGAAACGAGCGTCGCCGACGGCATCTCGAAGACGGTGCTCGACGAACGAATTACTACCACCGTCCTCGGCTGGGCGAGTTCCAGACGCTTTGGTTCCCGGTTCTTCGGGGACATCGTCGAGCAAACCCTCGAGCAAACGACGGTGCAAGTGCTCGTCTCGAGGCTCCGCGAACCGTTGAACGTCACGGAGCGCGTCGTTTGTGTGTTGCCCGCACACATCGCCTCCCACCCCGGCTTTTACGAGACGATTCACACCGTGAAAACGGTCGCCGACGAACTCGGTGTCGACCTCGAGTGTTACGTCATCGGTGGCAATCCCGAACGCTACGAACAGCTCGTCGACGCCATCGAGCCCGAGACGACGACGACCGTCGACGTCGTTCCTGTCGGCGACGGATTCGACGACGCCATGGACGACCGGATCGACGAGAACGACTTCGTCGTCGCACTCAGTCCGCGTCCCGGCAGTCGCGGTTGGGAAACCCGACTGCAATCGCTCCCGCGTCGACTCACGGCACTCGATGCCGAAAACGTCGTCGTCGCCTATCCGTCCGAAGAGGACACCTCGGATAAACGCCGATTCCTCGATATGGGGTGA
- a CDS encoding ribbon-helix-helix domain-containing protein, with the protein MPKISVEIPQELLDDLDGHVGDDGKFVNRSDAIRASIRKNLDILDEIDDRHDRLETDE; encoded by the coding sequence ATGCCGAAGATTAGCGTCGAAATTCCCCAGGAACTGCTCGACGATCTCGACGGGCACGTCGGTGACGACGGCAAGTTCGTCAACCGGAGTGACGCGATCCGCGCGTCGATCAGAAAGAACCTCGATATTCTCGACGAAATCGACGACCGACACGACCGACTCGAGACCGACGAGTAA
- a CDS encoding 23S rRNA (uridine(2552)-2'-O)-methyltransferase: MARKDDYYNRAKQEGYRSRAAYKLKQLDDLENVIDGRDAVVDLGAAPGGWLQVAAEKVGPKGTVIGVDLQRIKDLEDPALTDQVETLRGDMTEDKTRERVVEAADGPVDVVISDMAPNMSGEYSLDQARSLYLARQAFETALEILDTGGNFVVKVFEGPDVDDFRADVEDEFQYVRATAPKASRKESSEIYFIAKGRLTAPVAPGDELEVEIIDVGSEGDGIASVEGYRLFVPGTSEGDVLTVEIEDVKPNFGFAAPLEEE; encoded by the coding sequence ATGGCCCGAAAAGACGACTACTACAACAGAGCGAAACAGGAGGGCTACCGTTCGCGGGCGGCCTACAAACTCAAACAACTCGACGATCTCGAGAACGTCATCGACGGGCGTGACGCGGTCGTCGACCTCGGGGCCGCCCCCGGCGGCTGGCTGCAAGTTGCCGCCGAGAAGGTCGGTCCGAAGGGGACCGTCATCGGCGTCGACCTCCAGCGAATCAAGGACCTCGAAGACCCCGCGTTGACCGATCAGGTCGAAACGCTTCGCGGGGACATGACCGAAGACAAGACGCGAGAGCGCGTCGTCGAGGCCGCCGACGGCCCCGTCGACGTCGTCATTTCGGACATGGCCCCGAACATGTCCGGCGAGTACTCCCTCGATCAGGCTCGTTCGCTGTATCTCGCGAGGCAGGCCTTCGAGACGGCACTCGAGATCCTCGACACCGGCGGCAACTTCGTCGTGAAGGTCTTCGAAGGGCCGGACGTCGACGACTTCCGCGCCGACGTCGAAGACGAGTTTCAGTACGTCCGCGCCACCGCACCGAAAGCCAGCCGCAAGGAATCCTCCGAGATTTATTTCATCGCCAAGGGCCGTCTCACGGCCCCCGTGGCCCCCGGCGACGAACTCGAGGTCGAGATTATCGACGTCGGCAGCGAAGGCGACGGGATCGCTTCGGTCGAGGGCTACCGATTGTTCGTTCCCGGAACCTCCGAAGGCGACGTTCTCACCGTCGAGATCGAGGACGTCAAGCCGAACTTCGGATTCGCAGCGCCACTCGAAGAGGAGTGA
- a CDS encoding DUF354 domain-containing protein, with translation MNCLIFNNTPAHVHQYKHTVTRLEERGHDVLVFARSDEFTESLLSYHDLPYETYGERSESLHSLAYELPAHLYTIARRVRAFDPDVIFGKGPYAAAAGMFSRTPAIAVLDSETSYDHVVARPFVRAILTPSAFRKDLGSKHYKFNGVAESAYLHPDVFEPDPSVRDDLGVGADEPYAIVRFNAFNGHHDVGKRGFSIEQRRRLLSELSEHATVFVSDEAGDLEFEDLPAERFDLHPAKMHDALAHADLLVADTQTMVTEAALLGTPAIRSNSFVGEEDMGNFIELEEHGLVRNLESFEDVLEQSQELLADDSTTDRWERRRDEYVEDMDNLTELLCNIATAYGDRQQQPTAGTATGVN, from the coding sequence ATGAATTGCTTGATATTCAATAACACACCGGCGCACGTCCATCAGTACAAACACACGGTTACGCGTCTCGAGGAACGAGGCCACGACGTTCTCGTCTTCGCCAGAAGCGACGAGTTCACCGAATCGCTCCTCTCGTATCACGACCTGCCCTACGAGACCTACGGCGAACGAAGCGAGTCGCTGCACTCACTCGCCTACGAACTGCCCGCACACCTCTATACGATCGCACGCCGCGTTCGGGCGTTCGATCCGGACGTCATCTTCGGGAAAGGACCCTACGCTGCGGCCGCGGGGATGTTCTCGCGGACGCCCGCAATCGCCGTTCTCGACTCGGAAACCTCCTACGACCACGTCGTCGCGAGACCGTTCGTACGGGCGATTTTGACGCCCTCCGCCTTCCGGAAGGACCTTGGGAGTAAACACTACAAGTTCAACGGCGTCGCGGAGTCGGCGTACCTCCATCCCGACGTCTTCGAGCCCGATCCGTCCGTTCGCGACGACCTCGGCGTCGGGGCGGACGAACCGTACGCGATCGTCCGATTCAACGCGTTCAACGGCCACCACGACGTCGGCAAGCGCGGCTTCTCGATCGAGCAACGCCGACGGCTGCTCTCCGAGTTGTCCGAGCACGCGACCGTCTTCGTCTCGGACGAAGCCGGCGACCTCGAGTTCGAGGATCTCCCCGCCGAACGATTCGACCTCCACCCGGCGAAGATGCACGACGCGCTCGCCCACGCGGACTTGCTGGTCGCAGACACCCAGACGATGGTGACGGAGGCCGCACTGCTCGGAACCCCGGCGATTCGATCCAACTCGTTCGTCGGCGAGGAAGACATGGGGAACTTCATCGAACTCGAGGAACACGGACTCGTCCGAAACCTCGAGTCCTTCGAGGACGTCCTCGAGCAGTCCCAGGAGTTGCTCGCGGACGACTCGACCACCGACCGCTGGGAGCGACGCCGGGACGAGTACGTCGAAGACATGGACAATTTGACGGAACTGCTCTGTAACATCGCGACCGCCTACGGCGACAGACAACAGCAACCGACCGCGGGAACGGCGACGGGGGTGAACTAG
- the wecB gene encoding non-hydrolyzing UDP-N-acetylglucosamine 2-epimerase gives MRICSIVGARPQFVKAAVVSSALREVGEEILVHTGQHYDEEMSDVFFDELGIPEPDYNLGVKSDTHGRQTAKMIAEIEPVVEETEPDVMLLYGDTNSTLAGAIVGSKLDMEVAHVEAGLRSYNREMPEEVNRVLTDHASEYCFAPSENAVETLAGEGITDGVYMTGDVMYDSVLAVRDRVAGNTAVLEDLGVSEDEFILATVHRQGNTDDREKLESILDGLAAASQPVVLPIHPRTVDRLESYGLWERADEELELVDPLGYLDFVRLLDAAERVVTDSGGVQKEAFFLETPCVTLREETEWVETAECGWNELVGTDTDAIRTALRKDEWPETTPNPYGDGNASQQIAEILEREVESVEAQPQTSD, from the coding sequence ATGCGGATCTGTTCGATCGTCGGCGCGCGCCCGCAGTTCGTGAAAGCCGCCGTCGTCTCGAGTGCGCTGAGAGAAGTCGGCGAGGAGATACTGGTTCACACCGGCCAGCACTACGACGAGGAAATGTCCGACGTGTTCTTCGACGAACTGGGAATTCCCGAGCCGGATTACAATCTCGGCGTCAAGTCGGACACCCACGGCCGCCAGACCGCGAAGATGATCGCCGAAATCGAACCGGTCGTCGAGGAGACCGAGCCGGACGTGATGTTGCTCTACGGCGACACTAACTCCACCCTCGCGGGGGCCATCGTCGGTTCGAAACTCGACATGGAGGTCGCCCACGTCGAGGCCGGCCTGCGGAGCTACAACCGCGAGATGCCCGAAGAGGTCAATCGGGTGCTAACGGACCACGCCTCCGAGTACTGCTTCGCGCCCAGCGAGAACGCCGTCGAGACGCTCGCCGGCGAAGGGATCACCGACGGCGTCTACATGACCGGCGACGTGATGTACGACAGCGTCCTCGCCGTCAGAGACCGAGTCGCGGGCAATACGGCCGTGCTCGAGGATCTCGGGGTCTCCGAGGACGAGTTCATCCTCGCGACCGTTCACCGACAGGGGAACACGGACGACCGCGAGAAACTCGAGTCAATCCTCGACGGCCTCGCCGCTGCCTCACAGCCCGTCGTGCTCCCGATTCATCCCCGGACCGTCGACCGACTCGAGTCCTACGGCCTCTGGGAGCGCGCGGACGAGGAACTCGAACTCGTCGACCCCCTCGGCTACCTCGACTTCGTTCGGCTGCTCGACGCCGCAGAGCGCGTCGTCACCGACTCCGGGGGCGTCCAGAAGGAGGCATTCTTCCTCGAGACGCCCTGCGTGACGCTGCGCGAGGAGACCGAGTGGGTCGAGACCGCCGAATGCGGCTGGAACGAACTCGTCGGTACGGACACCGACGCGATTCGGACGGCGCTGAGGAAAGACGAGTGGCCCGAGACGACGCCGAACCCCTACGGCGACGGCAACGCGAGCCAGCAAATCGCCGAAATCCTCGAGCGCGAAGTCGAGTCCGTCGAAGCCCAACCGCAGACGAGCGACTAA
- a CDS encoding DNA polymerase sliding clamp, whose product MFKAIVSAETLTSALDSISVLVDECKIHLEEDGLEIRAVDPANVGMVDLSLDAAAFESYEADGGLIGVDLSRLEDIAGMAGSGQLIQFELDEETRKLHIQIDGLEYTLALIDPDSIRQEPDIPDLDLPAEVVLEGSDVNRSVKAADMVSDHIALGVDEGEEYFYVNAEGDTDDVHLELTQEDLIDLQVGPAHSLFSLDYLKDMDKAIPADTEVTLQLGEEFPVKIYFGFAEADGQVTYMLAPRIQSE is encoded by the coding sequence ATGTTCAAGGCCATCGTGAGCGCGGAAACGCTCACCAGTGCGCTCGATTCGATCAGCGTACTGGTCGACGAGTGTAAAATTCACCTCGAGGAAGACGGCCTCGAGATCCGGGCCGTCGACCCCGCCAACGTCGGCATGGTCGACCTTTCGCTCGATGCCGCGGCGTTCGAATCCTACGAAGCCGACGGCGGACTCATCGGTGTCGACCTCTCTCGCCTCGAGGACATCGCAGGCATGGCCGGTTCCGGCCAGCTCATCCAGTTCGAACTCGACGAAGAGACACGTAAACTCCACATCCAGATCGACGGGCTCGAGTACACGCTCGCGCTCATCGACCCCGACTCCATCCGCCAGGAGCCGGACATTCCGGACCTCGATCTGCCAGCGGAAGTCGTCCTCGAGGGCAGCGACGTCAACCGCTCGGTCAAGGCAGCCGACATGGTCTCCGACCACATCGCACTCGGCGTCGACGAGGGTGAGGAGTACTTCTACGTCAACGCGGAAGGCGACACGGACGACGTCCACCTCGAGTTGACCCAGGAGGACCTGATCGACCTGCAGGTCGGTCCGGCACACTCGCTGTTCTCGCTCGATTATCTCAAGGACATGGACAAGGCGATCCCCGCCGACACCGAAGTGACGCTTCAACTCGGCGAGGAGTTCCCGGTCAAGATCTACTTCGGCTTCGCCGAAGCGGACGGACAGGTTACCTACATGCTCGCCCCGCGGATCCAGAGCGAGTAA
- a CDS encoding HalOD1 output domain-containing protein: protein MPSPDDSHGPDNERYVSTFDPEAGERASVAVVTAVETVSQTDPLELPPLHDVVDPDALDSLVEHARRSGEAGQHELWFTYAGFEVGVRSDGRVLIEESTVANPNPE, encoded by the coding sequence ATGCCCTCCCCAGACGATTCTCACGGTCCCGATAACGAACGGTACGTCTCGACGTTCGACCCCGAAGCCGGCGAACGGGCAAGCGTCGCCGTCGTTACTGCCGTCGAAACGGTGAGTCAGACCGATCCGCTCGAGTTACCGCCGCTTCACGACGTCGTCGACCCGGACGCACTCGACTCGCTCGTCGAACACGCTCGCCGTTCCGGCGAGGCCGGTCAACACGAACTCTGGTTCACCTACGCGGGCTTCGAGGTTGGCGTCCGAAGCGACGGACGGGTACTGATCGAAGAGTCGACCGTGGCGAATCCAAACCCCGAGTGA
- a CDS encoding alpha/beta fold hydrolase — MPRANSDGVSIYYEHEVGDGARTPVVFVQGLGYGRWMWRWQREAVRDDVDVIAPDNRGTGRSDVGLPPLVSRLPGRIRTPLIFKLAGYSIGGLAADLEAVLEDAGIREAHIVGASMGGMIAQRYALEYSRAKTLTLCCTSHGGPDAVPVPEETQEHVFDTPKGASEREKLRHRMRPAFSERFTNRNPHLMDRIIEWRLEQDAGEPAREAQAAAVLNFDVSDRLERLHVPTLVLHGTDDQVVPASNGLLLKEAIPDARLEQIEGGSHLFFIEDAPRVNEELLAFLAEHE; from the coding sequence ATGCCACGGGCCAACAGCGACGGCGTGTCGATTTACTACGAGCACGAGGTGGGTGACGGCGCGCGGACGCCGGTCGTCTTCGTGCAGGGACTGGGCTACGGCCGCTGGATGTGGCGATGGCAACGCGAAGCCGTTCGCGACGACGTCGACGTGATCGCCCCCGACAATCGAGGAACTGGGCGTTCTGACGTCGGCTTGCCACCGCTCGTTTCTCGACTGCCTGGTCGGATTCGGACACCGCTCATCTTCAAACTGGCCGGCTACTCCATCGGCGGACTGGCGGCCGACCTCGAGGCCGTGCTCGAGGACGCGGGTATCCGCGAGGCGCACATCGTCGGCGCGAGCATGGGGGGGATGATCGCCCAACGCTACGCCCTCGAGTACTCCCGGGCGAAGACGCTGACGCTGTGTTGTACGAGTCACGGGGGCCCTGACGCTGTTCCAGTCCCCGAGGAGACGCAAGAACACGTCTTCGACACTCCCAAGGGGGCGAGCGAGCGCGAGAAACTCCGCCACCGAATGCGTCCGGCCTTCTCCGAGCGCTTTACGAATCGGAACCCACACCTGATGGATCGCATTATCGAGTGGCGACTCGAGCAAGACGCCGGCGAACCGGCTCGCGAAGCACAGGCTGCGGCCGTCCTGAACTTCGACGTGAGCGACCGACTCGAGCGACTTCACGTTCCGACGCTGGTGCTTCACGGTACCGACGACCAGGTCGTTCCGGCTTCGAACGGGTTGTTGCTCAAGGAGGCGATTCCGGACGCCCGTCTCGAGCAAATCGAGGGTGGGTCACACCTCTTTTTCATCGAGGATGCACCGCGGGTCAACGAGGAACTGCTGGCGTTCCTCGCGGAACACGAGTGA